Proteins co-encoded in one Coregonus clupeaformis isolate EN_2021a chromosome 17, ASM2061545v1, whole genome shotgun sequence genomic window:
- the sgce gene encoding epsilon-sarcoglycan isoform X1, whose translation MDTAVVVVWLSMVVTILSRSHADRNVYPSAGVLFVHVLEREHFKGEFPPYPKPGDSSNDPITFNTNLMGYPDRPGWLRYIQRTPHSDGVLYGSPTAEHVGKATIIEITAYNRRTFETARHNLVINIMSTEEYPLPYQAEFFIKNMNVEEMLASEVLGDFLGAVKNVWQPERLNAINITSALDRGGRVPLPINNLKEGVYVMVGADVQFSSCLREVENPHNQLRCSQEMEPVISCDKKFRAQFDIDWCKINLVDITKVVMIHSNRPDPGTGVLPDIGEYNPPSESLKSRDFFADFLITLAVPSAVAMVLFTILGYSMCCRREGVDKRNMQTPDIQLVHHSSIQKSTKELRSMSKNREISWPLSTLPVFSQSGEVVPPIHPDNYETTSMPLMQTQTNLQNQIQIPQQQPSGDRDNYCMSIFRRLEVNGIPEERKVAEALNL comes from the exons TGGTAACCATCCTGTCGAGGTCGCACGCCGACCGGAACGTCTACCCGTCTGCAGGCGTACTGTTTGTCCACGTCCTGGAGAGAGAGCACTTCAAAGGAGAGTTCCCCCCCTATCCCAAAcctg GGGATTCCAGCAACGACCCCATCACCTTCAACACCAACCTGATGGGCTACCCAGACCGGCCAGGCTGGCTGCGCTACATCCAGAGGACCCCACACAGCGATGGGGTGCTCTATGGATCCCCCACTGCAGAACACGTGGGCAAGGCAACCATCATAGAG ATAACTGCCTATAACAGACGCACTTTCGAAACGGCCCGGCACAACTTGGTCATAAACATCATGTCCACGGAAG agtACCCACTACCGTACCAGGCCGAGTTCTTCATAAAGAACATGAATGTGGAGGAGATGTTGGCCAGCGAGGTTCTGGGAGACTTCCTGGGCGCAGTGAAGAACGTGTGGCAGCCCGAACGCCTCAACGCCATCAACATAACCTCAGCGCTGGACAGGGGCGGACGCGTTCCCCTGCCCATAAACAACCTCAAAGAGGG tgTGTATGTGATGGTGGGGGCAGACGTCCAGTTCTCTTCCTGCCTGCGGGAGGTGGAGAACCCCCACAACCAGCTCCGCTGCAGCCAGGAGATGGAGCCTGTCATCAGCTGTGACAAGAAGTTCAGGGCCCAGTTCGACATTGACTGGTGCAAGATCAACCTG gtGGACATCACCAAGGTAGTCATGATCCACAGTAACCGTCCAGACCCAGGGACGGGGGTTCTGCCTGACATCGGGGAGTACAACCCCCCATCAGAGTCTCTGAAGAGCAGGGACTTCTTTGCCGACTTCCTCATCACGTTGGCGGTGCCCTCGGCCGTGGCCATGGTCCTCTTCACCATCCTGGGTTACTCTATGTGCTGCCGGCGAGAAGGGGT GGATAAAAGAAACATGCAAACACCAGA tatcCAGTTAGTTCACCACAGCTCCATCCAGAAGTCCACCAAGGAGCTACGGAGCATGTCTAAGAACAGGGAGATCTCCTGGCCCCTCTCCACCCTGCCTGTCTTCAGCCAAAGTGGGGAAGTGGTACCCCCGATACACCCAGACAACTACGAGACAACCAGCATGCCCCTGATGCAGACACAGAC AAACCTGCAGAACCAGATTCAGATACCACAGCAACAGCCATCAG GAGATAGAGATAATTATTGTATGTCGATATTTCGGAGACTGGAG GTAAATGGTATTCCTGAGGAAAGGAAAGTGGCTGAAGCGCTGAACTTGTGA
- the LOC123492879 gene encoding uncharacterized protein LOC123492879, whose amino-acid sequence MKWCPLQGVMKRRKIKMASNTTAQRSRSYRERIKSDPLKYAESLKKDRERYLKKKQQGVVKSVTEMPKREQRKMRRQWRISQRNRRRKWKMVSAVNSFMAHTTPPPSPDNMSVNAEDIPETPQLCEPTPERTPQRKRGRKKVAKAKAKVYRDLNDIKQKLEDALRKVEKYKKRSNRLKKNLGILESPKMKTKQQMQQESKQLKKTLLFHNTIMSEIRKKYQNVDNRKARQLISKLVAGKILKKYRLVTMAKKEFGFSTKLIRTNMTRADKLKYTRKTQRNRVSQEVKEKITKFLERDDNSRATTGKKETITKMKNKMLR is encoded by the exons ATGAAATGGTGTCCTCTACAGGGGGTAATGAAAAGAAGAAAAATCAAG ATGGCAAGCAATACCACAGCACAGAGGTCAAGATCATACAGAGAAAGAATAAAATCAGATCCACTTAAATATGCAGAGTCCCTCAAGAAGGACAGAGAAAGATACCTGAAGAAAAAGCAACAAGGTGTTGTTAAATCTGTGACAGAAATGCCGAAAAGAGAACAACGAAAAATGAGAAGACAGTGGCGAATTTCTCAACGAAACAGACGTAGGAAATGGAAAATGGTCTCAGCAGTGAATAGTTTCATGGCACAtacaacaccaccaccatcaccagacAACATGAGTGTTAATGCAGAAGACATCCCTGAAACACCTCAGCTGTGTGAGCCTACACCAGAGAGAACTCcacagaggaaaagagggagaaaaaAGGTTGCGAAGGCAAAAGCAAAGGTGTACAGAGATCTTAATGACATTAAACAAAAGCTTGAGGATGCCCTCAGAAAagttgaaaaatacaaaaaaagaagTAATCGACTGAAGAAGAACCTGGGGATCCTAGAGTCACCTAAAATGAAAACAAAGCAACAGATGCAGCAAGAAAGCAAGCAATTAAAGAAGACACTCCTATTCCATAACACCATTATGTCAGAAATAAGAAAAAAGTATCAGAATGTTGACAATCGTAAAGCTCGGCAACTGATCTCCAAACTTGTGGCTGGCAAGATCTTAAAAAAATACCGCCTGGTCACCATGGCCAAGAAGGAGTTTGGATTCTCTACAAAACTAATCAGGACAAACATGACAAGGGCCGACAAACTCAAATACACCCGCAAAACACAACGAAACAGAGTCAGCCAAGAAGTGAAGGAAAAGATAACAAAGTTTTTAGAACGCGACGATAACAGTAGGGCCACTACTGGAAAGAAAGAGACAATTACAAAgatgaaaaataaaatgttaagGTAA
- the sgce gene encoding epsilon-sarcoglycan isoform X4, giving the protein MDTAVVVVWLSMVVTILSRSHADRNVYPSAGVLFVHVLEREHFKGEFPPYPKPGDSSNDPITFNTNLMGYPDRPGWLRYIQRTPHSDGVLYGSPTAEHVGKATIIEITAYNRRTFETARHNLVINIMSTEEYPLPYQAEFFIKNMNVEEMLASEVLGDFLGAVKNVWQPERLNAINITSALDRGGRVPLPINNLKEGVYVMVGADVQFSSCLREVENPHNQLRCSQEMEPVISCDKKFRAQFDIDWCKINLVDITKVVMIHSNRPDPGTGVLPDIGEYNPPSESLKSRDFFADFLITLAVPSAVAMVLFTILGYSMCCRREGVDKRNMQTPDIQLVHHSSIQKSTKELRSMSKNREISWPLSTLPVFSQSGEVVPPIHPDNYETTSMPLMQTQTNLQNQIQIPQQQPSGKWYS; this is encoded by the exons TGGTAACCATCCTGTCGAGGTCGCACGCCGACCGGAACGTCTACCCGTCTGCAGGCGTACTGTTTGTCCACGTCCTGGAGAGAGAGCACTTCAAAGGAGAGTTCCCCCCCTATCCCAAAcctg GGGATTCCAGCAACGACCCCATCACCTTCAACACCAACCTGATGGGCTACCCAGACCGGCCAGGCTGGCTGCGCTACATCCAGAGGACCCCACACAGCGATGGGGTGCTCTATGGATCCCCCACTGCAGAACACGTGGGCAAGGCAACCATCATAGAG ATAACTGCCTATAACAGACGCACTTTCGAAACGGCCCGGCACAACTTGGTCATAAACATCATGTCCACGGAAG agtACCCACTACCGTACCAGGCCGAGTTCTTCATAAAGAACATGAATGTGGAGGAGATGTTGGCCAGCGAGGTTCTGGGAGACTTCCTGGGCGCAGTGAAGAACGTGTGGCAGCCCGAACGCCTCAACGCCATCAACATAACCTCAGCGCTGGACAGGGGCGGACGCGTTCCCCTGCCCATAAACAACCTCAAAGAGGG tgTGTATGTGATGGTGGGGGCAGACGTCCAGTTCTCTTCCTGCCTGCGGGAGGTGGAGAACCCCCACAACCAGCTCCGCTGCAGCCAGGAGATGGAGCCTGTCATCAGCTGTGACAAGAAGTTCAGGGCCCAGTTCGACATTGACTGGTGCAAGATCAACCTG gtGGACATCACCAAGGTAGTCATGATCCACAGTAACCGTCCAGACCCAGGGACGGGGGTTCTGCCTGACATCGGGGAGTACAACCCCCCATCAGAGTCTCTGAAGAGCAGGGACTTCTTTGCCGACTTCCTCATCACGTTGGCGGTGCCCTCGGCCGTGGCCATGGTCCTCTTCACCATCCTGGGTTACTCTATGTGCTGCCGGCGAGAAGGGGT GGATAAAAGAAACATGCAAACACCAGA tatcCAGTTAGTTCACCACAGCTCCATCCAGAAGTCCACCAAGGAGCTACGGAGCATGTCTAAGAACAGGGAGATCTCCTGGCCCCTCTCCACCCTGCCTGTCTTCAGCCAAAGTGGGGAAGTGGTACCCCCGATACACCCAGACAACTACGAGACAACCAGCATGCCCCTGATGCAGACACAGAC AAACCTGCAGAACCAGATTCAGATACCACAGCAACAGCCATCAG GTAAATGGTATTCCTGA
- the sgce gene encoding epsilon-sarcoglycan isoform X2 — protein MDTAVVVVWLSMVVTILSRSHADRNVYPSAGVLFVHVLEREHFKGEFPPYPKPGDSSNDPITFNTNLMGYPDRPGWLRYIQRTPHSDGVLYGSPTAEHVGKATIIEITAYNRRTFETARHNLVINIMSTEEYPLPYQAEFFIKNMNVEEMLASEVLGDFLGAVKNVWQPERLNAINITSALDRGGRVPLPINNLKEGVYVMVGADVQFSSCLREVENPHNQLRCSQEMEPVISCDKKFRAQFDIDWCKINLVDITKVVMIHSNRPDPGTGVLPDIGEYNPPSESLKSRDFFADFLITLAVPSAVAMVLFTILGYSMCCRREGVIQLVHHSSIQKSTKELRSMSKNREISWPLSTLPVFSQSGEVVPPIHPDNYETTSMPLMQTQTNLQNQIQIPQQQPSGDRDNYCMSIFRRLEVNGIPEERKVAEALNL, from the exons TGGTAACCATCCTGTCGAGGTCGCACGCCGACCGGAACGTCTACCCGTCTGCAGGCGTACTGTTTGTCCACGTCCTGGAGAGAGAGCACTTCAAAGGAGAGTTCCCCCCCTATCCCAAAcctg GGGATTCCAGCAACGACCCCATCACCTTCAACACCAACCTGATGGGCTACCCAGACCGGCCAGGCTGGCTGCGCTACATCCAGAGGACCCCACACAGCGATGGGGTGCTCTATGGATCCCCCACTGCAGAACACGTGGGCAAGGCAACCATCATAGAG ATAACTGCCTATAACAGACGCACTTTCGAAACGGCCCGGCACAACTTGGTCATAAACATCATGTCCACGGAAG agtACCCACTACCGTACCAGGCCGAGTTCTTCATAAAGAACATGAATGTGGAGGAGATGTTGGCCAGCGAGGTTCTGGGAGACTTCCTGGGCGCAGTGAAGAACGTGTGGCAGCCCGAACGCCTCAACGCCATCAACATAACCTCAGCGCTGGACAGGGGCGGACGCGTTCCCCTGCCCATAAACAACCTCAAAGAGGG tgTGTATGTGATGGTGGGGGCAGACGTCCAGTTCTCTTCCTGCCTGCGGGAGGTGGAGAACCCCCACAACCAGCTCCGCTGCAGCCAGGAGATGGAGCCTGTCATCAGCTGTGACAAGAAGTTCAGGGCCCAGTTCGACATTGACTGGTGCAAGATCAACCTG gtGGACATCACCAAGGTAGTCATGATCCACAGTAACCGTCCAGACCCAGGGACGGGGGTTCTGCCTGACATCGGGGAGTACAACCCCCCATCAGAGTCTCTGAAGAGCAGGGACTTCTTTGCCGACTTCCTCATCACGTTGGCGGTGCCCTCGGCCGTGGCCATGGTCCTCTTCACCATCCTGGGTTACTCTATGTGCTGCCGGCGAGAAGGGGT tatcCAGTTAGTTCACCACAGCTCCATCCAGAAGTCCACCAAGGAGCTACGGAGCATGTCTAAGAACAGGGAGATCTCCTGGCCCCTCTCCACCCTGCCTGTCTTCAGCCAAAGTGGGGAAGTGGTACCCCCGATACACCCAGACAACTACGAGACAACCAGCATGCCCCTGATGCAGACACAGAC AAACCTGCAGAACCAGATTCAGATACCACAGCAACAGCCATCAG GAGATAGAGATAATTATTGTATGTCGATATTTCGGAGACTGGAG GTAAATGGTATTCCTGAGGAAAGGAAAGTGGCTGAAGCGCTGAACTTGTGA
- the sgce gene encoding epsilon-sarcoglycan isoform X3 has product MDTAVVVVWLSMVVTILSRSHADRNVYPSAGVLFVHVLEREHFKGDSSNDPITFNTNLMGYPDRPGWLRYIQRTPHSDGVLYGSPTAEHVGKATIIEITAYNRRTFETARHNLVINIMSTEEYPLPYQAEFFIKNMNVEEMLASEVLGDFLGAVKNVWQPERLNAINITSALDRGGRVPLPINNLKEGVYVMVGADVQFSSCLREVENPHNQLRCSQEMEPVISCDKKFRAQFDIDWCKINLVDITKVVMIHSNRPDPGTGVLPDIGEYNPPSESLKSRDFFADFLITLAVPSAVAMVLFTILGYSMCCRREGVDKRNMQTPDIQLVHHSSIQKSTKELRSMSKNREISWPLSTLPVFSQSGEVVPPIHPDNYETTSMPLMQTQTNLQNQIQIPQQQPSGDRDNYCMSIFRRLEVNGIPEERKVAEALNL; this is encoded by the exons TGGTAACCATCCTGTCGAGGTCGCACGCCGACCGGAACGTCTACCCGTCTGCAGGCGTACTGTTTGTCCACGTCCTGGAGAGAGAGCACTTCAAAG GGGATTCCAGCAACGACCCCATCACCTTCAACACCAACCTGATGGGCTACCCAGACCGGCCAGGCTGGCTGCGCTACATCCAGAGGACCCCACACAGCGATGGGGTGCTCTATGGATCCCCCACTGCAGAACACGTGGGCAAGGCAACCATCATAGAG ATAACTGCCTATAACAGACGCACTTTCGAAACGGCCCGGCACAACTTGGTCATAAACATCATGTCCACGGAAG agtACCCACTACCGTACCAGGCCGAGTTCTTCATAAAGAACATGAATGTGGAGGAGATGTTGGCCAGCGAGGTTCTGGGAGACTTCCTGGGCGCAGTGAAGAACGTGTGGCAGCCCGAACGCCTCAACGCCATCAACATAACCTCAGCGCTGGACAGGGGCGGACGCGTTCCCCTGCCCATAAACAACCTCAAAGAGGG tgTGTATGTGATGGTGGGGGCAGACGTCCAGTTCTCTTCCTGCCTGCGGGAGGTGGAGAACCCCCACAACCAGCTCCGCTGCAGCCAGGAGATGGAGCCTGTCATCAGCTGTGACAAGAAGTTCAGGGCCCAGTTCGACATTGACTGGTGCAAGATCAACCTG gtGGACATCACCAAGGTAGTCATGATCCACAGTAACCGTCCAGACCCAGGGACGGGGGTTCTGCCTGACATCGGGGAGTACAACCCCCCATCAGAGTCTCTGAAGAGCAGGGACTTCTTTGCCGACTTCCTCATCACGTTGGCGGTGCCCTCGGCCGTGGCCATGGTCCTCTTCACCATCCTGGGTTACTCTATGTGCTGCCGGCGAGAAGGGGT GGATAAAAGAAACATGCAAACACCAGA tatcCAGTTAGTTCACCACAGCTCCATCCAGAAGTCCACCAAGGAGCTACGGAGCATGTCTAAGAACAGGGAGATCTCCTGGCCCCTCTCCACCCTGCCTGTCTTCAGCCAAAGTGGGGAAGTGGTACCCCCGATACACCCAGACAACTACGAGACAACCAGCATGCCCCTGATGCAGACACAGAC AAACCTGCAGAACCAGATTCAGATACCACAGCAACAGCCATCAG GAGATAGAGATAATTATTGTATGTCGATATTTCGGAGACTGGAG GTAAATGGTATTCCTGAGGAAAGGAAAGTGGCTGAAGCGCTGAACTTGTGA